The segment GATTGTTAATGCTTCTGGGAATGCGCAAATATCACACTGATGACATGCTCAAATCTGCCTAGTGTTTTGTTACACTGGATCTGTCTTCAAAAAAATGTGCCCTCTAAACTGGGGGCATGTATCTAGAAAACTTTTATTCAATAAAGCCGCCGTATTCAAGCACTCAAGAAGAGTGCTTTCTTTGGTTGTCTGAAGCTCACCACATCGCTCAAAAGGATCGGCATGATACGACGGAAGGGTACCTAAAACTCTTTCACCGTGTCGGCTGCACGCAAGGACAAATTGGACGTCGTTACTTTTTCACGTCCGACTTGTCTGAAGGCGATTGGGATCACAAACAGATCTACCCAGTGCACGCTTCCGCTCGCGGAGCAACCATGCAACAGCGGCATGAGTTCTTTCATAAAACCGTCAAAAAATTATTTGATGATATTTATGAAGAACGCCCATTCCCGAATGACATCATCCATGTCAGTTGCACGGGTTATATTTCACCGAGTGCGGCACAACTGACGGCGCTCAAATCAAAAAAACCTGTCACCGTCACTCACTCTTATCATATGGGCTGCTACGGCGCCTTTCCCGCTTTGCGTATGGCTTCGGGATTTTTGGCGAACCAAGAAATCCTGGGCAACAAGAAATCCGTCGACTTGGTTCACACCGAACTTTGCAGCTTACATTTGAATCCCCAGGACAGCAGCCTGGAACAACTGGTGATTCAAAGTTTGTTTGCGGACGGATGCATTGCCTACTCGATGACCCATGAAGCGCCCAAGCAAGGATTTAAATTATTATCCCTTTATGAAGAGCTGATTCCCGAAACATCAGATGCGATGGAGTGGATGGTTTCTGATTGGGGTATGAAGATGACTCTCTCCAAAGATGTACCCAGCATGGTGGGCTCGAAAGTCCGCGATTTCACTTTCCGATGGCTCAAGGATCGCAATTACAATATCGACCACATTCAAAAGAATGCCATTTTCGCCGTTCACCCTGGCGGGCCGAAAATCATTGATCAAGTAAAAGAAAAACTCGAACTTCGCGAAGACCAAGTCGCCGCGAGCCGTGAATTGCTGCGTGAACGCGGCAACATGTCTTCCGCAACTTTGCCTCACCTGTGGCAAAAAATTCTTAATGACGACAAAGTTCCTTCAGGCACGCCCATCATCAGCTTTGCTTTCGGCCCAGGTCTGACGATTTGTGCAGGATACATGGAGAAACTCTAATGAGCGCCTTTCTGATCGTTTCCGCCATTCAAGGGACTTCCATCCTGGTCGATGAATTTTTCTTTCATCACCGGCGAACGATGCCCCGCTGGGAACGCCTGGGGCATCCGATCGATACGGCCACAGTCTTGGCTTGCTTGTACTTTCTTTATTTTACGGATCCGACCCCACTCAACATTACGATTTACTACGTGATGGCCCTGGCATCTTGCCTTTGCATCACCAAGGATGAGTGGGTGCACTGGAAGTACTGCGGCCCGACCGAGATGTGGCTGCACGCTATGCTCTTCGTCACGCACCCCTTACTGCTGTTTTCAGCGATGGCCGAATGGCAAACCGAGCGCCCCGCCTTCCTGATGGTCGCCCTGGGGGTCACGGTCTTTTTCGTCTATCAGATCGTCTTCTGGAATTTCCTAGAGCCTTACCTTCGCAGGCTAAAGGCCGAAAAGCGCAATCGCGCAATTTCGAAGGATGAGTTGTATGAATACTTTGGGGAATAGCTAAAATTTAAGGCCTAGAGCTCTTGCTTTGCCACTTTGCGACATGTTATCTTGATCTTCCTATTGCGGAGGGTTGGCCGAGTGGCTGAAGGCGCTCGCTTGGAAAGCGAGTTTACACCAAAAGTGTAACGCGAGTTCGAATCTCGCATCCTCCGCCATTTTTGATAGTAGTCGAACCCTCGATAGGGTGAACCTTAGAATCCTTTAAATTTGAATAGCCTCCGTAAACCCCAAGCCTCAGCTTGGTCGCGTGTATTTCTGCGAACTGAATGGCGTTATCAAAGACTTCGCGGTGCTTTTCTTTTGGGGCCTCGCTGAGGTGTTTGATGGCATACTCAACCCGAGCCTTTAAGGAGCTTTCGCTAACACTCGATTGCGAGGACTTTCTTTTTTGGGACTCTAACTCCAATAAACCTGCCTTAAGCTCTTGGGTTTTTTTATTGATTTCCGTTAGACGTTTATAAAAAAGCTCTGCGGAAAGCTCCGAAGGAAGCTCTTCTATCCGTTGTATAATATTTTGCGCCTTCTTTTCGTTGACCTTGATGTCTTCGGCAATTGTTTTGATTCTGGATTCAATCAAAGGCAGTTCTTTATTATTCGCGTTTTCATAGGCTTCAATTGCTTTAGCCATAAGCTCTGGTCGCGCAAGGATCTGCTTGAGGGAACTTAAAACTAAATCCTCGAACTTCATAGCTCGGACTCTTTGGACTTGGCATTTGTGCTTTGCGACTCCGGCCATGTTCAAAGTGCGGGCATGATCGTAATAAAAGTGCTTCTGGATTTTGCCATGAGCACTCTTACCATTGAGATGCTTGCCGCATTCACCACAAATCACTTTCCCTGTGAGCGGATAAGGATAGGTCTTCCATTCATCGGGTTTGAATCTTCTTCTGTTTGATTCAAGGATATTTTGAACCGCTGCAAAATCCTTCACCTCGATGATTGATTGCCATGAAGCCTTCACTTGACGAACATCGCCGCGTTTCTTATTGATCTCGCGCATTCCGATAAAAGTTGCATTAGTTAATAAATGATAAAGACTGGCCACTGTGAATTTGTTGCCGCCTTTGGATTCACCTTTGCCATTGATGTAAGACTTGGTGCGAATACCAAGGTCATTTAATTTCAAACAAGTCTGACGCAGGTTTTTTATCTCTAAGAAAATCTTAAAAATTATTTTAACGGAATCAGCGTCCGTCTCATCAATTAAAAGACTTCCCGGATTTTCAGGATTGCGCTTGTACCCAAGCGGAATCACGCCGCCATTCCATAGGCCACGTTCTGCGCGACTGGTAAAGTTGGCGGTAATCCTTTCACCAGTTTGTTTTCTTTCGAACTGATTGAAGTTCACAAGATTAAACATCATTAGCTCGCCAGCCGCCGTGGTCGTGTCGAACTGTTCACGAAGGGTGACTAGCTTGACCTTATGTTCTTTGAAAAAATCTAACAGACCACAAAAGTCTTTGATGGATCTTGATAGTCGCGAAAGTTCCGACGCCAGAACCAAATTGATTCGGCCAACGCGAATGTCTGAAAGAAGTCTTTGGAATTCAGGACGGTTCATGTCCTTGCCTGACTTAGCTTCGTCGCAATAGACATCGACGATAGTGCCCCAGTTGGGCTCGCGTCGATTTTGTCCATCGATGTATTCTTCAGCTCGTCGTCGTTGTGAAACTAACGATCCTTCAAGAATCTTGGCCTGCTCTTCTGTAGAAACGCGAAGATAAATTCCAATCCTATTCATGCGGCCTCCTTCCAAACGACCTCTTCTTTTCGGTCATTCCGTGTGATTTCTAAAAGCTTTGCATTTTGATTTCTTAAGAGTGTTTCAATCTCAAGCAGTGCCGCCACTAGCTGAACTCTTTTACGGTTTAATTCGTTCTCACTAATGCAAACTTCGCGCTGTTCGATCTTTAAGTCCTCTATAATCAATTTAAAAATTCCTTCGCCACAAAATACCTCCTTTTAAAATTTGTTACCTTTGCCTTTTTACTTCCTTTTTTTCTACTTCTCTCCTTTCTTATCCACATTTCTTTAACTCACTACTTACACTAAACGCCCTCATTCCATCCCCCTCTCGGTTCTCTACTCCTGACCCCTTACCACCACTCGTTGGGGGTGAGGGGTCAGGAGTAGAGAACCCGCCACGCAGTGGCGCTGGAAAGAGGGAGTTGGGTTGTAAATCCGAGGGCTTAGGTGTTGCTTCCAACTGCTCCCCCGGATCGTTTTGCCTGCTCACCCCTTGAGCGGGGGTGTGAGCGGGGGAACTGATCGTTAGATGATCAAATAAGATCCGCGTTAACGGCATCCATTCAGGTTCTTGAATAGGATAGATATCGGGTATTGGTTCTTTCAAAAAATTTGAAGTAATTGAAAAGAACAGATTGCCTTCATCAAAACCGAAGGTTCTTTCTGCGGCCTGATATATTTTGAAAAGATCCTTGGTGTCGTTTACGAAGTACCAAATGATGTCGTAACGAAGATCTTTGTATTCCCTGAATATGCGCTTGTAACGTGCTTCACTTTTCCTGGTTAACTCAACTTCAATGGCAATCCTTTGCGGTTTTCCCGACATAAGTTCAATCATCAATCCGTCAGGGATTACTCGTTCCTTGGCGTGCTTGTAGCGATAGTTTCTGAAGGTCTCAGCTTTAATTTGATATTCAGGTGTCCACTCTGAGGCCAGCCCAAATGACTCGAGTTTCATTCTGACGTCGTTGACAATGATGTCATGCCGAATAGTATTGCGATTTGAAAACTGCAAACGATCCTCAATTGCTTGTTGATGCTTTCCTTTGAACGCTAGTGTCCAAGTATTCGTGGCATCTTCCAATGGAACTGCTCGGCGAATAAAGTGACCTGCCTCCAATGCACGAAGACGTCTTAATGCGGTTTCTTTTGCGATCCCGACAAAGTGGAGGCGTTGTATTTGCGGTGTGGAGAGTACTCCGAATTTTTTTAGATTCTCCAAGAGCAAAATATCTCTTAATTGAAGAATCACGTTAAAAGCCAGCCTCTTTGTGGCTGAAGCATTCAAAAAATTTGAATAAGTCCATAGCTACCCCCTTGGTTGTTGATATTTTCCTTTTTAGACTTTTCTTAGTTAATTCGGGAAGTTGCTAATTTGTTCCCTGAAAAATAAGGTCTTTGAAGAAAAATACTTCAACCCATAGACAGCACTATGTGTGCCAATGTTGCTGGGGTGTTGAAATAAGAAAGGCGCTGAGTTTTTAGAAGTCAGCGCCTTATGGTAAAATTTTTGGCTAAGTTAGTAGGGTCATCTGACCGAGACAAAGACCATTGCATCGGTCCACCCTTCGCTCATCGGAATAAACCTGCGCCGAATTCCTTCCTTTTTCATTTTTAAAGCACGAGCAACTTTGATCGAGGCCTTGTTCGAGGCAGGCATCACTGCCTCAATTCGGTGAAGATCTAAGAAGTTGTGCCCAATTTCTAGAACAGCCGCAGCGCCCTCTTTGGCAAAACCTTTGTTTCGATAGTGACTATGGATTTCATATCCTAGGTTAGCCCATCGAAAATTTCGTCGTACGATGATGTTAATTTCAATTTCACCAAGATGTTCGTTTGTTTTTTTATGAAAGATGCCAAACACATAAGATCGGTCTTCCTTCCTAAGCTGCCTATTTTTCAGAACTTTTTTTCTAAATGAATCCTTGCCCCCATCTACCTCACAAGCTCGAATAACAGCTGTCGACCAGGACTTATAATCAGATAGCTTATAGGGACGAACACATAGTCGGGGAGAAACTCCATTGAGCTGGTTATTACTTTTCATGACCCAATTCTAAAGTCGACATATTCCCTGAGCAACCATCTTGTTCATTAATTATTTAAGCCACTGTCTGACCAGAAGGGCTCACCCCAAACCAAATGGTTTCAATAGTTACCATAGTCAACAGTGCGTGGACTTGTAGGCATCGCTTGGGTACTCAGATGGACGAAATAAGAAAATCAAATTTTGTTGCGCCATAGACACAGAATCTACGTCGGTCGTACCCCCCCCGCCACCGTGGCGGTGGGCTGTATAAACCATTAGCTATCAATCCAAAAAATATCGCCAATAAAATTGGCCATATCAGCGATCACTCTGCGCGAGAAAGTTTAAAATATCCTGATGGGCCATGGAACTAATTGGCTCAGCTTCGTTATCAATCTCATGAAGGGCACCGTGATACTGTTTCAGCGAAAAGTGCGGTGCTGTCCTTCTAAGAATACGCCGTGTTTCCTTGGCATCGACGTAGGTGTCTTTGTTACCAGAAAGAAGCACAAATCCCTTCATTCTTCGACTCATGGGCGTGGACCGCATCATTTTGGCGGTCAGGGCCAAGTCGATTGAAAAGCAGGGGATTTTAACCGGAGAGTCTGGCTTAATCGGATCGATGTGAGGGTCTAAAATTCCCTCGCCATAAATTTGTGTCGTTAAAGTCGGAATGGTGATCAAATCTATTTCGCCACGAAGGGGATGCTGTTCTCCTACGAAGTATTTGGGCGATATTCCGGGAGCAATCAGTACGACAGTGTCGACGTCGCCTTCAAGGGCTGCTTGGGTATAAGCGGCCAGGCCCCCCGTAGACCAGCCAAGGATTGTTTTCTTTGGAAAGTTCGTTAAATCTCGAGCGTGCAAATTCCAAATCTTATTTCCCAGTTTGCCAATCTCCAAAATACGCGTGTCGTCCATGGAGCCACTGGAGCCGCCTTGTCCCATGTAATCAAAAGCGATCACTCGATACCCAGCATCTGTCAGTTTTTGAAATAAAGGTTGATGGTTTACCATCGAATCGCCAAGCCCCTCGTAGAAGATGATGTTTCCGTTAAAGGGAACATTTTGATTTTCTTCAAGGTAGCCGTTGCGAATAAATACGACTCCGTCAGTCTTTAAAATGAAAGGGGTAACTTCACAGTTCCACGGAGCCGGGCAGGGGGTTAAAGAAGGCTGCTCGCTGGCTAGGGCTGATAAAGAGAGAAACAAAATAGTTAACGCCAATAGGGGTCTAGTCATTTTACTTTCCTTTAAGGTGAAGTGCTAGATGGGTTATAGTTGCCCTTGGGACCTTTTTCATTTACCTAGGTTAATAAATGGATGCTTATACTGCTTTAAAAGACTCTCTCGCGGCTTATCTGCCTATTCCCCCTGATCAATGGCTTCAGTTTGTTCGCTATTTGAATGTCAGGAACCTGAAGGCCGACGAGGTCTATTATTCACAAGGACAGAAATACGAAGAAATTGGTTTCGTCGTGAAGGGCCTCGTTTATAATTTTTATTCGAATGATAAGGGCGAAGAGTTTGTAAAAAACTTTGTTGCTGAAGGCAGTACTGTTGCAAGTTACATGAGTGTGGTTCGAGAGCTTCCCGCCGTTTATAGCTGTGTGGCTGTTGA is part of the Bdellovibrio svalbardensis genome and harbors:
- a CDS encoding replication-relaxation family protein; protein product: MILQLRDILLLENLKKFGVLSTPQIQRLHFVGIAKETALRRLRALEAGHFIRRAVPLEDATNTWTLAFKGKHQQAIEDRLQFSNRNTIRHDIIVNDVRMKLESFGLASEWTPEYQIKAETFRNYRYKHAKERVIPDGLMIELMSGKPQRIAIEVELTRKSEARYKRIFREYKDLRYDIIWYFVNDTKDLFKIYQAAERTFGFDEGNLFFSITSNFLKEPIPDIYPIQEPEWMPLTRILFDHLTISSPAHTPAQGVSRQNDPGEQLEATPKPSDLQPNSLFPAPLRGGFSTPDPSPPTSGGKGSGVENREGDGMRAFSVSSELKKCG
- a CDS encoding recombinase family protein, whose product is MNRIGIYLRVSTEEQAKILEGSLVSQRRRAEEYIDGQNRREPNWGTIVDVYCDEAKSGKDMNRPEFQRLLSDIRVGRINLVLASELSRLSRSIKDFCGLLDFFKEHKVKLVTLREQFDTTTAAGELMMFNLVNFNQFERKQTGERITANFTSRAERGLWNGGVIPLGYKRNPENPGSLLIDETDADSVKIIFKIFLEIKNLRQTCLKLNDLGIRTKSYINGKGESKGGNKFTVASLYHLLTNATFIGMREINKKRGDVRQVKASWQSIIEVKDFAAVQNILESNRRRFKPDEWKTYPYPLTGKVICGECGKHLNGKSAHGKIQKHFYYDHARTLNMAGVAKHKCQVQRVRAMKFEDLVLSSLKQILARPELMAKAIEAYENANNKELPLIESRIKTIAEDIKVNEKKAQNIIQRIEELPSELSAELFYKRLTEINKKTQELKAGLLELESQKRKSSQSSVSESSLKARVEYAIKHLSEAPKEKHREVFDNAIQFAEIHATKLRLGVYGGYSNLKDSKVHPIEGSTTIKNGGGCEIRTRVTLLV
- a CDS encoding alpha/beta hydrolase, yielding MTRPLLALTILFLSLSALASEQPSLTPCPAPWNCEVTPFILKTDGVVFIRNGYLEENQNVPFNGNIIFYEGLGDSMVNHQPLFQKLTDAGYRVIAFDYMGQGGSSGSMDDTRILEIGKLGNKIWNLHARDLTNFPKKTILGWSTGGLAAYTQAALEGDVDTVVLIAPGISPKYFVGEQHPLRGEIDLITIPTLTTQIYGEGILDPHIDPIKPDSPVKIPCFSIDLALTAKMMRSTPMSRRMKGFVLLSGNKDTYVDAKETRRILRRTAPHFSLKQYHGALHEIDNEAEPISSMAHQDILNFLAQSDR
- a CDS encoding Crp/Fnr family transcriptional regulator, whose translation is MDAYTALKDSLAAYLPIPPDQWLQFVRYLNVRNLKADEVYYSQGQKYEEIGFVVKGLVYNFYSNDKGEEFVKNFVAEGSTVASYMSVVRELPAVYSCVAVEDTHLVTVKYSDLKKLYESHSCWERLGRLNAEECLFETEQREQQLLMMNATERYELFMKQNAALANRLPQYLIASYIGVSPVTLSRIRGK
- a CDS encoding 3-oxoacyl-[acyl-carrier-protein] synthase III C-terminal domain-containing protein, with the protein product MYLENFYSIKPPYSSTQEECFLWLSEAHHIAQKDRHDTTEGYLKLFHRVGCTQGQIGRRYFFTSDLSEGDWDHKQIYPVHASARGATMQQRHEFFHKTVKKLFDDIYEERPFPNDIIHVSCTGYISPSAAQLTALKSKKPVTVTHSYHMGCYGAFPALRMASGFLANQEILGNKKSVDLVHTELCSLHLNPQDSSLEQLVIQSLFADGCIAYSMTHEAPKQGFKLLSLYEELIPETSDAMEWMVSDWGMKMTLSKDVPSMVGSKVRDFTFRWLKDRNYNIDHIQKNAIFAVHPGGPKIIDQVKEKLELREDQVAASRELLRERGNMSSATLPHLWQKILNDDKVPSGTPIISFAFGPGLTICAGYMEKL
- a CDS encoding GNAT family N-acetyltransferase, whose amino-acid sequence is MKSNNQLNGVSPRLCVRPYKLSDYKSWSTAVIRACEVDGGKDSFRKKVLKNRQLRKEDRSYVFGIFHKKTNEHLGEIEINIIVRRNFRWANLGYEIHSHYRNKGFAKEGAAAVLEIGHNFLDLHRIEAVMPASNKASIKVARALKMKKEGIRRRFIPMSEGWTDAMVFVSVR